A window of the Bacteroides thetaiotaomicron VPI-5482 genome harbors these coding sequences:
- the groL gene encoding chaperonin GroEL (60 kDa chaperone family; promotes refolding of misfolded polypeptides especially under stressful conditions; forms two stacked rings of heptamers to form a barrel-shaped 14mer; ends can be capped by GroES; misfolded proteins enter the barrel where they are refolded when GroES binds), producing the protein MAKEILFNIDARDQLKKGVDALANAVKVTLGPKGRNVIIEKKFGAPHITKDGVTVAKEIELADAYQNTGAQLVKEVASKTGDDAGDGTTTATVLAQAIVAEGLKNVTAGASPMDIKRGIDKAVAKVVESIKAQAETVGDNYDKIEQVATVSANNDPVIGKLIADAMRKVSKDGVITIEEAKGTDTTIGVVEGMQFDRGYLSAYFVTNTEKMECEMEKPYILIYDKKISNLKDFLPILEPAVQTGRPLLVIAEDVDSEALTTLVVNRLRSQLKICAVKAPGFGDRRKEMLEDIAILTGGVVISEEKGLKLEQATIEMLGTADKVTVSKDYTTIVNGAGVKENIKERCDQIKAQIVATKSDYDREKLQERLAKLSGGVAVLYVGAASEVEMKEKKDRVDDALRATRAAIEEGIIPGGGVAYIRAIDSLEGMKGDNADETTGIGIIKRAIEEPLREIVANAGKEGAVVVQKVREGKGDFGYNARTDVYENLHAAGVVDPAKVARVALENAASIAGMFLTTECVIVEKKEDKPEMPMGAPGMGGMGGMM; encoded by the coding sequence ATGGCAAAAGAAATATTATTCAATATCGATGCCCGCGACCAATTGAAAAAAGGTGTCGATGCATTGGCAAATGCAGTAAAAGTAACTCTTGGCCCGAAAGGACGTAACGTTATCATCGAAAAGAAATTCGGTGCTCCGCACATCACAAAAGACGGGGTGACAGTAGCAAAGGAGATCGAATTGGCAGACGCTTACCAAAATACCGGTGCACAACTGGTGAAAGAAGTCGCTTCTAAGACTGGTGACGATGCAGGTGACGGTACAACTACTGCAACTGTTTTGGCTCAGGCTATCGTAGCTGAAGGTTTGAAGAATGTGACTGCCGGTGCAAGCCCGATGGATATCAAACGTGGTATTGACAAGGCTGTTGCCAAAGTGGTAGAATCAATCAAGGCACAAGCTGAAACTGTAGGTGACAACTACGACAAGATCGAACAGGTTGCTACTGTATCTGCTAACAATGATCCGGTAATCGGTAAATTGATTGCTGACGCTATGCGCAAAGTTTCTAAGGACGGTGTAATCACTATCGAAGAAGCTAAAGGTACTGACACTACTATCGGTGTAGTAGAAGGTATGCAGTTCGACCGCGGTTATCTGTCTGCTTATTTCGTTACTAATACGGAAAAGATGGAATGTGAGATGGAGAAACCTTACATTCTGATCTACGACAAGAAGATTTCTAATCTGAAAGATTTCTTGCCTATCCTCGAACCGGCTGTTCAGACAGGTCGTCCTCTGTTGGTTATCGCAGAAGATGTGGATAGCGAAGCGTTGACTACATTGGTAGTAAACCGTCTGCGTTCTCAGCTGAAGATTTGTGCAGTGAAGGCTCCGGGCTTCGGCGACCGTCGTAAAGAAATGCTGGAAGATATCGCTATCCTGACAGGTGGTGTGGTAATCAGCGAGGAAAAAGGTCTGAAACTGGAACAGGCTACAATCGAAATGCTCGGTACTGCTGACAAGGTAACAGTATCTAAAGATTATACAACAATCGTAAACGGTGCTGGTGTGAAAGAAAACATCAAGGAACGTTGCGATCAGATCAAGGCTCAGATCGTTGCTACTAAATCAGATTACGACCGTGAGAAATTGCAGGAACGTCTGGCTAAATTGTCAGGTGGTGTAGCAGTTCTCTATGTAGGTGCTGCTTCTGAAGTAGAAATGAAAGAAAAGAAAGACCGTGTAGACGATGCATTGCGTGCAACTCGCGCTGCTATCGAAGAAGGTATCATCCCGGGTGGTGGCGTTGCTTACATCCGTGCTATCGATTCTCTTGAAGGCATGAAGGGGGACAATGCGGATGAAACAACAGGTATCGGTATCATCAAACGTGCTATCGAAGAACCGCTTCGCGAAATTGTTGCCAATGCAGGCAAGGAAGGTGCGGTAGTTGTTCAGAAAGTACGTGAAGGTAAAGGTGACTTCGGTTACAATGCTCGTACGGATGTTTACGAAAATCTGCATGCTGCCGGTGTAGTAGATCCTGCTAAAGTAGCTCGTGTGGCTCTTGAAAATGCAGCTTCTATCGCAGGTATGTTCCTGACTACAGAATGTGTGATCGTGGAAAAGAAAGAAGATAAACCAGAAATGCCGATGGGCGCTCCGGGAATGGGCGGCATGGGCGGAATGATGTAA
- a CDS encoding co-chaperone GroES: MNIKPLADRVLILPAPAEEKTIGGIIIPDTAKEKPLKGEVVAVGHGTKDEEMVLKVGDTVLYGKYAGTELEVEGTKYLIMRQSDVLAILG, from the coding sequence ATGAACATTAAACCATTAGCAGACAGAGTGCTTATCCTCCCTGCACCTGCAGAAGAAAAAACAATTGGTGGTATCATTATTCCTGATACAGCAAAAGAAAAACCTTTGAAGGGTGAAGTTGTGGCAGTTGGTCACGGAACGAAAGACGAAGAAATGGTATTGAAAGTAGGCGATACAGTTCTTTATGGCAAGTATGCCGGAACAGAACTTGAAGTAGAAGGCACTAAATACCTTATCATGCGTCAGAGCGATGTTCTCGCTATCTTGGGTTAA
- a CDS encoding L,D-transpeptidase, protein MNCIDYMNKISFGISIAFCVLCSCTSRTGQKSSDETLQVDSLAQDTIAETVAEPVVKKITPEEIQITKELLYDKYTLEDTYPYKDTTRSFQWEKIKEQLALLENIQIQPSQWAILQNYKNRNGEAPLVKNFKRNAYGRVADTLGVERYQSVPLYLLTDTVTPERYGQDGELTRFIEDGENFVKAEPIFTEGEWMIPKKYVKVIGDTVVFNKAIFVDRHNQNITALERTEKGKWVVRSMNPSTTGLHRPPYAQETPLGMFVLQEKKVKMIFLKDGSKETGGYAPYASRFTDGAYIHGVPVNEPRKTQIEYSWSLGTTPRSHMCVRNATSHAKFIFDWAPVNETIIFVLE, encoded by the coding sequence ATGAACTGTATAGATTATATGAATAAAATAAGTTTTGGCATATCCATCGCTTTTTGCGTACTCTGTTCCTGCACTTCACGTACAGGACAAAAATCTTCTGATGAAACTTTGCAGGTCGATTCGCTGGCACAGGATACAATTGCGGAAACTGTGGCAGAACCTGTCGTCAAAAAGATTACTCCGGAAGAAATTCAAATCACCAAAGAGCTGCTGTATGATAAGTACACGCTGGAAGATACATATCCTTATAAAGATACGACCCGCAGTTTCCAATGGGAGAAAATAAAGGAACAGCTTGCTTTGCTCGAAAATATACAAATACAGCCGTCTCAATGGGCTATCCTCCAGAATTACAAGAACAGAAACGGTGAAGCTCCATTGGTGAAAAACTTCAAAAGAAATGCCTACGGACGGGTAGCGGACACGCTTGGGGTAGAACGATACCAGTCTGTCCCGCTTTATCTGCTGACGGATACGGTAACACCCGAACGCTACGGGCAGGATGGTGAACTGACGCGTTTCATCGAAGACGGAGAAAACTTTGTCAAAGCAGAACCGATATTTACAGAAGGCGAATGGATGATTCCTAAAAAGTATGTTAAAGTGATCGGAGATACGGTGGTTTTCAATAAAGCCATCTTTGTGGACCGCCATAATCAGAATATTACCGCACTGGAACGCACGGAAAAAGGGAAATGGGTAGTACGCAGTATGAACCCTTCTACTACCGGACTTCACCGACCGCCGTATGCGCAGGAAACTCCTTTAGGAATGTTCGTACTGCAGGAAAAGAAGGTGAAAATGATATTTCTGAAAGACGGCTCGAAAGAGACAGGAGGCTATGCGCCTTACGCCAGCCGCTTCACGGACGGGGCCTACATTCACGGAGTACCTGTCAATGAGCCCCGAAAGACACAGATAGAATATAGCTGGTCACTGGGAACCACTCCCCGATCACATATGTGTGTACGGAACGCAACTTCCCATGCCAAATTTATTTTCGACTGGGCACCTGTTAATGAGACGATTATTTTTGTTTTGGAATAA
- a CDS encoding murein L,D-transpeptidase catalytic domain family protein — translation MLQKVILFLSFLFIPFSHVSVDTMAVPASDFPTPVSELAAGEQLFEEMELGGIVNFIAFRQAVAGYNRIKEKSKPILTLIDFSKPSTEKRFFVFDMEKKQLLYSSVVSHGRNSGENYATSFSNQNGSYKSSLGFYLTENTYQGGNGYSLILNGLEKGINDKAKERSIVVHGASYANPTVAASGRLGRSLGCPALPTKLAKPIINTIKDGSVMFIYANNSSYLAQSDILKNVSAPMPAL, via the coding sequence ATGCTTCAGAAAGTTATATTATTTTTATCATTCCTTTTCATTCCATTCAGCCATGTTTCAGTCGACACAATGGCCGTTCCTGCATCTGACTTTCCGACTCCTGTGTCCGAATTAGCTGCCGGCGAACAGCTCTTTGAAGAAATGGAGTTGGGTGGAATTGTCAATTTCATTGCATTCCGTCAGGCTGTCGCCGGTTACAACCGCATCAAGGAGAAGAGTAAACCGATTCTGACGCTGATTGACTTCTCAAAGCCGTCTACCGAAAAACGTTTTTTTGTCTTCGATATGGAGAAGAAACAACTGCTGTATTCATCAGTAGTCTCACACGGACGAAACAGCGGAGAGAATTATGCCACTTCTTTCTCCAACCAAAACGGCTCTTATAAAAGCTCATTGGGATTTTATCTCACTGAAAACACTTACCAAGGCGGAAACGGCTATTCACTCATCCTAAACGGACTCGAAAAAGGAATCAATGACAAAGCTAAAGAACGTTCCATCGTCGTGCACGGGGCTTCATACGCCAATCCGACAGTAGCCGCCTCGGGACGTTTGGGGAGAAGTCTGGGATGTCCTGCCCTCCCGACAAAACTAGCCAAGCCCATCATTAATACAATTAAAGATGGCAGTGTTATGTTTATCTATGCCAATAATAGCAGCTATCTTGCTCAAAGCGACATCTTAAAAAATGTCAGTGCCCCCATGCCGGCACTCTAA
- a CDS encoding ATP-binding protein, translated as MMEEKEKAWKTVSSKYLFRRPWLTVRCEDMLLPNGNHIPEYYILEYPDWVNTIAITKDGKFVFVRQYRPGLGRTSYELCAGVCDKEDASPLVSAQRELWEETGYGKGNWQEYMVISANPSTHTNLTHCFLATDVEPIDHQHLEDTEDLSVHLLTFEEVKQLLENNEIMQSLNAAPLWKYVAEHAADFEQESVEKVEHEKTETISHRINDLLYYQNSISRSLSRFLKDEEVETGIYEILKDILAFYRAGRAYIFETDEENHFYNCTYEVVAEGVKAEINKLQEIPVDFMPWWTSQILGKKPILFETLKPMPGMGQGEYEVLSRQGIKALMATPLVVNDHVYGFMGVDLVDGSASWSDEDYRWLSSLANVISICLELRRAKEKVIFEQAALARSERLFKNIFANIPAGVEIYDKEGNLVDLNERDMDILGISDKSEVIGLNFFENPNVDAQILESIRKSSITDFRARYSFECARHTGYYRPLKAGVIELYTKVRKLYDNHGNLTGYILINMDNTERIDALKPISDFENLFLLISDYAKVGYAKLNLLNRQGYAIKQWFKNMGEDENTPLSDVVGVYSKMHPDDRSRMLAFFEEAKKGKAKAFKGEMRILRPGTKNEWNWVRTNVVLNLYEPEKGQVELIGVNYDITALKETEAKLIEAKEKAEESDRLKSAFLANMSHEIRTPLNAIVGFSSLMVDTEDMEERRQYMDIVEENNDLLLQLISDILDLSKIEAGTFDFTEREVDVNLLCEDIVLAMRMKARPNVEILFDRHLPECRIMSDRNRLHQVISNFVNNALKFTEEGNIRVGYDQLDEAHLRFYIADTGIGIEPEMQNEIFERFVKLNSFVHGTGLGLSICRSIVEQLGGEIGVDSEPEKGSCFWFTLPIK; from the coding sequence ATGATGGAAGAGAAAGAGAAGGCCTGGAAAACAGTAAGTAGCAAATATCTGTTTCGCCGCCCGTGGTTGACAGTACGCTGCGAAGATATGCTATTGCCTAATGGAAACCACATCCCTGAATATTATATTCTTGAATATCCCGATTGGGTAAACACGATAGCAATAACCAAAGACGGCAAATTTGTATTTGTCCGTCAGTATCGTCCTGGATTGGGACGTACCTCTTATGAGCTCTGTGCCGGAGTTTGTGATAAAGAGGATGCTTCCCCATTAGTTTCCGCTCAGCGCGAACTGTGGGAAGAGACCGGATATGGAAAAGGAAACTGGCAGGAATACATGGTGATATCTGCCAATCCGAGTACGCATACCAACCTGACTCATTGCTTCCTAGCTACGGATGTCGAACCGATAGATCATCAACATCTGGAAGATACCGAAGATTTGTCTGTACATCTGCTGACTTTTGAAGAAGTGAAACAACTGCTGGAAAACAATGAGATCATGCAGTCACTCAACGCCGCCCCCTTATGGAAATACGTGGCTGAACATGCGGCAGACTTTGAACAGGAATCTGTCGAGAAGGTGGAACATGAAAAAACGGAAACCATCTCACACCGTATCAACGATTTGCTTTATTATCAGAACTCAATTTCACGGTCTTTGTCCCGTTTTCTGAAAGATGAAGAAGTCGAGACAGGAATTTATGAGATATTAAAAGATATTCTGGCTTTTTATCGGGCGGGACGTGCCTATATTTTCGAGACGGACGAAGAAAATCATTTTTATAACTGTACCTATGAAGTTGTAGCGGAAGGAGTAAAAGCGGAAATAAATAAATTGCAGGAAATTCCGGTAGACTTCATGCCGTGGTGGACATCACAGATATTGGGCAAGAAGCCTATTTTATTTGAAACATTAAAGCCGATGCCTGGAATGGGGCAGGGTGAATATGAGGTGTTGTCCCGTCAGGGAATTAAGGCTTTGATGGCGACTCCATTGGTAGTCAATGATCATGTCTACGGATTTATGGGAGTAGATTTGGTGGATGGTTCCGCTTCATGGTCGGACGAAGATTATCGCTGGCTGTCTTCTTTGGCCAATGTAATCAGTATTTGCCTTGAACTACGCAGGGCGAAAGAGAAAGTAATCTTCGAACAAGCAGCTTTGGCACGCAGTGAAAGACTCTTCAAAAACATCTTTGCCAATATTCCTGCCGGGGTGGAGATTTACGATAAAGAGGGGAATCTGGTGGATTTGAACGAGAGGGATATGGATATTCTGGGAATTTCAGATAAGTCGGAGGTGATCGGACTCAATTTCTTTGAAAACCCGAATGTGGATGCCCAGATACTTGAGAGTATACGCAAGAGCAGTATTACGGATTTTCGTGCCCGTTATTCGTTCGAATGTGCCCGCCACACGGGGTATTATCGTCCATTGAAAGCCGGTGTCATCGAACTTTATACAAAAGTCCGCAAATTATATGATAATCATGGTAACCTTACCGGATATATCCTTATTAATATGGATAATACGGAGCGTATTGATGCCTTGAAGCCTATTTCTGATTTTGAGAATCTGTTTCTTCTTATATCTGATTATGCCAAGGTGGGATATGCCAAACTCAATCTGCTGAATCGTCAGGGCTATGCCATCAAGCAATGGTTCAAGAATATGGGAGAGGATGAGAATACACCTCTTTCCGATGTAGTCGGTGTTTACTCCAAAATGCATCCGGATGACCGTTCCCGTATGCTTGCTTTTTTTGAAGAAGCAAAGAAAGGGAAAGCAAAAGCCTTCAAAGGTGAGATGCGTATTTTGCGTCCCGGTACGAAGAATGAATGGAACTGGGTGCGTACCAATGTAGTGTTGAATCTCTATGAGCCGGAAAAAGGCCAAGTGGAATTGATTGGAGTCAACTACGATATCACTGCCTTGAAAGAAACGGAAGCCAAACTGATAGAGGCAAAAGAGAAAGCCGAAGAATCCGACCGGTTGAAGTCTGCTTTCCTTGCCAATATGAGTCATGAGATACGCACTCCGCTGAATGCCATAGTTGGTTTTTCCAGTCTGATGGTGGATACGGAGGACATGGAGGAAAGACGGCAGTACATGGATATTGTGGAAGAAAACAATGACCTGTTATTACAATTGATTTCAGATATTCTTGACTTATCGAAGATTGAGGCGGGAACGTTCGATTTCACCGAACGTGAAGTGGACGTAAATCTGCTTTGTGAAGATATTGTTCTCGCTATGAGAATGAAGGCCAGACCGAACGTGGAAATCCTTTTTGACCGCCATCTGCCGGAATGTCGCATCATGAGTGACCGCAATCGTTTACATCAGGTTATTTCCAACTTTGTAAACAATGCGCTTAAATTCACGGAAGAAGGAAATATACGGGTAGGCTATGATCAGCTTGATGAGGCTCATCTGCGTTTCTACATTGCCGATACAGGCATAGGTATTGAGCCGGAAATGCAGAACGAGATTTTTGAGCGTTTCGTCAAACTGAATTCCTTTGTACATGGCACAGGACTCGGGCTTTCCATTTGCCGCAGTATTGTGGAACAACTGGGTGGCGAGATTGGCGTAGATAGTGAACCAGAGAAAGGTTCTTGTTTCTGGTTTACCCTGCCGATAAAGTAA
- a CDS encoding 4Fe-4S dicluster domain-containing protein, whose product MAFTNNIMIVRHKLLADLVRLWKNDQLVEKIDRLPIELSPRKSKPLGRCCVHKERAVWRYKTFPLMGLDMTDEHDEVTPLSEYARMALNRPEPSKENIMCVIDEACSSCVQINYEITNLCRGCVARSCYMNCPKDAIRFKKNGQAMIDHDTCVSCGICHKSCPYHAIVYIPVPCEESCPVKAISKDEHGVEHIDESKCIYCGKCMNACPFGAIFEISQTFDVLQHIKKGEKLVAIIAPSILGQFKTSIEQVYGAFKEIGFTDIIEVAEGAMMTTSNEAHELLEKLEEGQKFMTTSCCPSYIELVEKHMTEMKPYVSTTGSPMYYAARIAKEKHPDAKIVFVGPCVAKRKEVRRDDAVDYILTFEEVGSILDGMDIQLEQVNSFSILHTSVREAHGFAQAGGVMGAVKAYLKEEADKINAIQVSDINKKNIALLRACAKTGKAAGQFIEVMACEGGCITGPSTHNDIVSGRRQLAQELLKRKESYETMDR is encoded by the coding sequence ATGGCTTTTACTAATAATATTATGATTGTCCGGCATAAATTGCTGGCTGATCTCGTCAGACTCTGGAAAAACGACCAGTTAGTAGAAAAAATTGACCGTCTCCCTATTGAGCTGAGTCCGCGCAAATCAAAACCGCTGGGGCGTTGCTGCGTACATAAAGAACGTGCTGTATGGAGATACAAGACCTTCCCGCTGATGGGACTGGATATGACGGACGAACACGACGAAGTAACTCCTCTCTCCGAATATGCACGGATGGCATTGAACCGCCCGGAACCAAGTAAGGAAAATATCATGTGTGTCATTGACGAAGCCTGTTCTTCCTGCGTACAGATTAATTATGAAATCACCAATCTTTGCCGGGGATGTGTGGCACGCAGCTGCTATATGAATTGCCCTAAGGATGCAATACGTTTCAAGAAAAACGGTCAGGCAATGATTGATCATGATACTTGCGTCAGTTGCGGTATCTGCCATAAGAGTTGTCCTTATCACGCGATTGTATATATCCCCGTTCCTTGCGAAGAATCCTGTCCGGTGAAAGCTATCAGCAAAGATGAGCATGGCGTGGAACATATTGACGAAAGCAAGTGCATCTACTGTGGAAAATGTATGAATGCCTGCCCGTTCGGTGCTATCTTTGAGATTTCACAAACCTTTGATGTACTGCAACACATCAAGAAAGGAGAAAAGTTGGTAGCTATCATCGCTCCGTCTATCCTCGGACAGTTCAAGACTTCTATCGAACAGGTATACGGCGCCTTTAAAGAAATAGGATTCACCGACATTATCGAAGTAGCCGAAGGAGCCATGATGACCACCAGCAATGAGGCACACGAACTGCTGGAAAAACTGGAAGAAGGCCAGAAATTCATGACTACTTCCTGCTGTCCTTCTTACATTGAACTAGTAGAAAAGCACATGACGGAAATGAAACCGTACGTTTCTACCACAGGATCACCGATGTATTATGCGGCACGAATCGCCAAAGAGAAACATCCGGATGCGAAGATTGTATTTGTCGGTCCATGCGTAGCCAAACGAAAAGAGGTACGCCGTGACGATGCTGTAGACTATATCCTGACATTCGAGGAAGTAGGTTCTATCTTGGATGGAATGGACATTCAGCTGGAACAGGTGAATTCTTTCTCTATACTGCATACTTCCGTCCGCGAAGCACATGGTTTTGCACAAGCCGGTGGTGTGATGGGAGCCGTAAAAGCATATCTGAAAGAAGAAGCGGACAAGATCAATGCTATCCAAGTGTCGGATATCAACAAAAAAAATATAGCCTTGCTGCGTGCCTGTGCCAAAACAGGAAAAGCAGCGGGACAGTTTATCGAAGTGATGGCTTGCGAAGGTGGCTGTATCACCGGACCGAGTACGCACAACGACATTGTTTCAGGACGTCGTCAATTAGCACAAGAGCTGCTCAAGCGGAAAGAAAGCTATGAGACAATGGATAGATAA
- the hydE gene encoding [FeFe] hydrogenase H-cluster radical SAM maturase HydE, with the protein MRQWIDKLREERTLRPEEFRQLLTECDGESLRYINKQAQEVSLRHFGNRIFIRGLIEVSNCCRNNCYYCGIRKGNPNLERYRLSTENILNCCKQGYGLGFRTFVLQGGEDPALTEERIEDIVSTIRRSYPDCAITLSLGEKSREAYERFFQAGANRYLLRHETYDKEHYQQLHPAGMSCEHRLQCLRDLKDIGYQTGTGIMVGSPGQTIEHLIQDILFIEQLRPEMIGIGPFLSHRDTPFAQSPSGTVERTLLLLSIFRLMHPSALIPATTALATLTPDGREQGILAGANVVMPNLSPQEERKKYNLYNNKASLGAESAEGLNILQQQLEKIGYQISFSRGDYKQ; encoded by the coding sequence ATGAGACAATGGATAGATAAACTGCGAGAAGAAAGGACACTCCGACCGGAAGAATTCCGGCAACTGCTGACCGAATGTGACGGAGAATCATTGCGCTATATCAATAAACAGGCGCAAGAAGTCAGTCTCCGTCATTTCGGAAACCGGATTTTTATTCGCGGACTGATTGAAGTCAGTAACTGTTGTCGAAATAACTGCTATTACTGCGGTATCCGGAAAGGGAATCCGAATCTGGAACGTTATCGGTTATCCACAGAAAATATACTGAATTGCTGCAAGCAAGGGTATGGACTCGGCTTCCGTACCTTTGTGCTGCAAGGAGGAGAAGACCCCGCACTGACAGAGGAACGGATAGAGGATATAGTCTCAACGATTCGCCGGAGTTATCCCGATTGCGCCATAACACTGTCACTCGGTGAAAAGTCACGGGAAGCATACGAACGTTTCTTTCAGGCAGGCGCCAACCGCTATCTGCTGCGTCACGAGACTTATGACAAAGAACATTATCAACAACTGCACCCTGCCGGTATGTCATGCGAGCATCGTCTGCAATGCTTACGGGATTTAAAGGACATCGGCTATCAGACAGGCACCGGAATAATGGTCGGCAGTCCGGGACAGACGATAGAACACCTGATTCAGGATATTCTGTTTATCGAACAGCTTCGCCCCGAAATGATTGGTATCGGCCCCTTCCTGTCTCATCGCGACACACCTTTTGCCCAGTCCCCCAGCGGAACCGTGGAACGGACGCTCCTTTTATTATCCATCTTCCGTCTGATGCATCCGTCGGCGCTGATTCCGGCAACTACGGCACTGGCTACCCTCACTCCCGACGGCCGGGAACAGGGAATACTGGCAGGCGCCAATGTTGTCATGCCCAATTTGTCGCCACAGGAAGAACGCAAAAAGTACAATCTGTATAATAACAAAGCCTCCCTCGGAGCGGAATCTGCGGAAGGACTCAACATATTGCAACAGCAGCTGGAAAAGATCGGTTATCAAATCTCCTTCTCCAGAGGCGATTACAAACAATAA
- the hydG gene encoding [FeFe] hydrogenase H-cluster radical SAM maturase HydG: protein MYKVDSPQAEEFIHHEEILETLEYAWSHKDNRAFIEQLIEKAALCKGLTHREAATLLECDQPDLIERIFHLAKEIKQKFYGNRIVMFAPLYLSNYCVNGCVYCPYHAKNKTIARKKLTQEEIRKEVIALQDMGHKRLALEAGEHPTLNSLEYILESIRTIYSIRHKNGAIRRVNVNIAATTVENYRRLKDAGIGTYILFQETYHKKNYEALHPTGPKSNYAYHTEAMDRAMEGGIDDVGMGVLFGLNTYRYDFVGLLMHAEHLEARFGVGPHTISVPRICSADDIDAGDFPNAISDDIFSKIVAVIRIAVPYTGMIISTRESQESREKVLELGISQISGGSRTSVGGYAETELPEDNSAQFDVSDTRTLDEVVNWLLESGYIPSFCTACYREGRTGDRFMSLVKSGQIANCCGPNALMTLKEYLEDYASEDTRIKGMKLIAKETDRIPNPKIREIAIRNLKDIAEGKRDFRF from the coding sequence ATGTATAAAGTAGATTCACCCCAAGCAGAAGAATTCATTCATCATGAAGAGATTCTGGAAACTCTTGAATATGCATGGAGTCACAAAGACAACCGCGCATTCATAGAACAGCTGATCGAAAAAGCCGCTCTTTGCAAGGGACTGACGCACCGTGAAGCAGCTACCCTGCTGGAATGCGACCAACCTGACCTGATAGAACGAATCTTCCATCTCGCCAAAGAAATCAAACAGAAGTTTTACGGCAACCGTATCGTTATGTTCGCACCGCTTTACCTGTCGAACTATTGCGTAAACGGATGCGTATATTGCCCTTATCATGCCAAAAACAAAACAATCGCCCGCAAGAAACTGACGCAGGAAGAAATACGCAAGGAAGTAATCGCTTTGCAGGATATGGGGCATAAACGTCTGGCACTTGAAGCCGGCGAACATCCGACTCTCAACTCACTGGAGTATATACTGGAATCCATCCGGACCATTTATAGTATCAGACACAAGAATGGGGCTATCCGCCGTGTAAACGTAAATATCGCCGCCACTACCGTCGAGAACTATCGCCGGTTGAAAGATGCCGGCATCGGCACGTATATCCTATTTCAGGAAACTTATCACAAAAAGAACTACGAAGCTCTCCACCCCACCGGACCGAAAAGTAACTATGCTTATCATACCGAAGCAATGGACCGCGCCATGGAAGGCGGCATAGACGATGTAGGAATGGGAGTACTCTTCGGACTGAATACCTATCGCTATGACTTCGTAGGATTACTGATGCACGCAGAACATCTGGAAGCCCGTTTCGGTGTGGGTCCGCACACTATCAGCGTACCGCGCATCTGTTCGGCGGACGACATCGATGCGGGGGATTTTCCCAATGCGATTTCCGATGATATATTCAGCAAGATTGTTGCTGTCATCCGGATAGCGGTTCCTTACACCGGCATGATTATATCCACACGTGAATCACAGGAGTCCCGCGAAAAAGTACTTGAACTCGGTATCTCACAAATCAGCGGCGGCTCCCGCACCAGCGTAGGCGGCTATGCGGAAACGGAACTTCCGGAAGATAACTCCGCACAATTTGATGTAAGCGACACCCGGACTCTGGACGAAGTGGTCAATTGGCTGCTCGAATCAGGATATATCCCCAGCTTCTGCACCGCCTGCTATCGGGAAGGACGCACCGGGGACCGATTTATGTCCTTAGTCAAATCGGGACAGATAGCCAACTGCTGCGGCCCCAATGCATTAATGACTCTGAAAGAATACCTCGAAGATTATGCGTCGGAAGACACCCGAATCAAAGGTATGAAGCTGATAGCCAAAGAGACCGACCGGATTCCGAATCCCAAAATCAGAGAAATAGCCATCCGGAACTTAAAAGATATTGCGGAAGGAAAAAGAGATTTCAGATTTTAA